In the genome of Notamacropus eugenii isolate mMacEug1 chromosome 5, mMacEug1.pri_v2, whole genome shotgun sequence, one region contains:
- the KLHDC7A gene encoding kelch domain-containing protein 7A, translated as MSDSSSEPWDWHLEMQFTGKLVFSAAALLLGTLIYRLYKYWPARDPPRGGTAKADVTATEEPEVAGQVDSASTSPRAQLPGLSRRRQVIREEGVQGNPALWNGQPGSAGGASDTKARGSLDLGDRHPEENRGAHFKTEEQHPGKLLVWDCLGEKGIGQGKNCDYELESPQPGLAQDDNETDCPSDSWQEPGLLLDCIRGQRKEEISDSGSKKVACAAGLGDMNRSWVFTQTAGVSQEGVGLIRATSDMGLAVSQHAREADTSYVFSSLARAQVEENFLGEQMLKGRVGGPGEAPASPGLKGKIYDYYVESTSQSISRDMLAPGASTPGILGGITVPQGSPLLPSFGRLSAPPQSRFSDTSSLTSPSCAHPEDNVKDRCESVLSVQSPSLPPGSGISRKNSFLQIAENPEFQLQLHNTGTSSSSDIQTAFHSSAESPDLNPAAASLEPKVELVAGTNFFQLPLVPGAAQNTHLDLGNCYEVLSLAKKEKLDALKEAAYKVMSDNYLQVLQSPDIYSRLSGAERELILQRRLQGQKYLVVADVCPQESTGRLCAYNNEQDTWWPLASLPPEATSRGCAICSLFNYLFVVTGCQRVGGQASNRMFCYNPLTGIWKEMCPLNQARPHCKLVVLDGYMYAIGGECLYTVERYDPRQNRWTFMAPLPNDTFALAHTATACDGEIYVTGGTLRYLLLRYSRQEDRWRASPTAGGKDRTAEMAAVNGFLYRFDLNRSLGIGVYRCSARTRLWYECATYRVHYPAAFQCAVVDNLIHCVGRQFHLRFLADYVSPHFLSNELQGFPSPQGTLIPTVLVLPAPNMAQTRV; from the coding sequence ATGAGCGACAGCAGCTCTGAGCCCTGGGACTGGCATTTGGAAATGCAGTTTACTGGAAAGCTCGTGTTCTCTGCTGCTGCCCTGCTGCTGGGGACTCTCATATACAGACTGTACAAGTACTGGCCGGCCCGGGACCCACCTAGGGGTGGCACAGCAAAAGCTGATGTCACTGCCACTGAGGAGCCCGAGGTAGCAGGCCAGGTAGATTCTGCTAGCACCTCACCCAGAGCTCAGCTGCCAGGCCTCAGTCGGCGGCGACAGGTCATCAGGGAGGAGGGAGTACAAGGTAACCCAGCTTTGTGGAATGGCCAGCCAGGAAGTGCTGGTGGGGCCTCTGACACCAAAGCCAGAGGCAGCCTGGACCTTGGAGATAGGCATCCCGAAGAGAACAGAGGGGCACACTTCAAGACTGAAGAGCAACACCCTGGAAAACTCCTGGTCTGGGACTGTCTGGGAGAAAAAGGAATCGGACAGGGTAAGAACTGTGACTATGAACTTGAAAGCCCCCAGCCTGGACTTGCTCAAGATGATAATGAAACAGACTGCCCCAGTGACTCATGGCAGGAGCCTGGGCTCCTCCTAGACTGTATCAGGgggcagaggaaggaggagatCTCTGATTCTGGCAGTAAGAAGGTTGCCTGTGCCGCAGGTTTGGGGGACATGAATAGGAGCTGGGTCTTCACTCAAACTGCTGGGGTCAGCCAGGAGGGTGTGGGGCTTATCAGGGCCACCTCAGACATGGGCCTGGCTGTCAGCCAGCATGCCAGGGAAGCAGATACCTCTTATGTCTTCTCTTCCCTGGCCAGGGCCCAGGTAGAGGAGAACTTTCTTGGGGAGCAGATGCTGAAAGGAAGAGTTGGGGGGCCAGGGGAGGCACCTGCCAGTCCTGGCCTAAAAGGGAAAATCTATGACTACTATGTGGAGTCTACCTCCCAATCCATCTCCAGAGACATGCTGGCCCCAGGAGCCAGCACCCCTGGGATCCTTGGAGGGATAACTGTGCCTCAGGGCTCACCCTTGCTCCCCAGTTTTGGGAGGCTTTCAGCTCCACCTCAGAGCAGGTTCTCTGATACCAGTTCCTTGACTTCACCAAGCTGTGCCCATCCTGAGGACAATGTTAAGGATAGATGTGAGAGCGTCCTTTCCGTTCAGAGTCCCTCTTTGCCACCTGGGTCTGGCATCAGCCGGAAGAACAGTTTTCTTCAAATCGCAGAGAACCCAGAGTTCCAGCTGCAGCTACACAACACGGGGACCTCATCCTCCAGTGACATCCAGACAGCCTTCCACTCATCTGCAGAGTCTCCAGATCTCAACCCAGCTGCAGCCAGTCTGGAACCTAAGGTGGAGCTGGTAGCTGGGACCAACTTCTTTCAGCTCCCCCTGGTCCCTGGGGCTGCTCAAAACACCCACCTGGACCTAGGCAACTGTTACGAAGTGTTGAGTCTGGCCAAAAAGGAAAAGCTGGATGCCCTGAAAGAGGCAGCCTACAAGGTAATGAGTGATAACTATCTCCAGGTCCTTCAAAGCCCCGACATCTATAGTCGTCTGAGCGGGGCTGAACGGGAGCTGATCCTCCAGAGGCGGCTCCAGGGGCAGAAGTACCTGGTGGTGGCAGATGTCTGCCCCCAGGAGAGCACTGGCCGCCTCTGTGCCTACAATAACGAGCAAGATACCTGGTGGCCCCTTGCCAGCCTACCCCCAGAGGCCACATCCCGGGGTTGTGCCATCTGTAGTCTCTTCAATTATCTCTTTGTAGTGACTGGGTGCCAGAGAGTTGGGGGGCAAGCCTCCAACAGGATGTTCTGCTACAACCCTCTGACAGGCATCTGGAAGGAGATGTGCCCTCTGAACCAGGCACGGCCCCACTGCAAACTTGTGGTCTTGGATGGGTACATGTATGCCATCGGAGGTGAATGCCTGTACACAGTGGAACGCTACGACCCTCGCCAGAACCGCTGGACCTTCATGGCGCCCCTGCCCAATGACACCTTCGCCTTGGCCCACACAGCTACGGCTTGCGATGGTGAGATCTACGTCACAGGGGGCACCCTGCGTTACCTGCTGCTTCGCTATTCCAGGCAGGAAGACCGCTGGCGCGCCAGCCCCACGGCGGGTGGCAAGGACCGGACAGCTGAGATGGCGGCCGTCAATGGCTTCCTCTACCGCTTTGACCTCAACCGCAGTCTGGGCATTGGGGTCTATCGCTGTAGTGCCCGGACTCGCCTCTGGTACGAGTGCGCCACTTACCGCGTGCACTACCCAGCTGCTTTCCAGTGTGCAGTGGTGGACAACCTCATCCACTGTGTGGGCCGCCAGTTCCACCTCCGCTTCCTGGCCGACTACGTTTCCCCCCACTTCCTTTCCAATGAGCTCCAAGGCTTCCCATCTCCACAGGGCACCCTCATACCCACGGTCCTGGTACTACCTGCCCCCAATATGGCACAGACTAGGGTGTAG